A window of the Aquarana catesbeiana isolate 2022-GZ linkage group LG05, ASM4218655v1, whole genome shotgun sequence genome harbors these coding sequences:
- the LOC141146181 gene encoding uncharacterized protein encodes MSRVRKILRSDSSMGPDSADSPSPEDPSTSAVKSGPKAVRSMAQTYFPFSLLPVDCQLHIFSFLSEIEKCTAALVCSDWSKLMRTSQLWRVADFMRLGAVLSGMDGVLVSVKEFEKWKEWVHQYAYHLISRSASLLVLRASFDLGDQRARWAEFLLQFLDSVHCGELQELELNWTLTHLEPLDFYPLGSMAQICLAKTDQFNSFQTLFERLTRSSPKLSRMKLPFDWSEHSVSLLRNFQHLNTLELNYFWVFKSVRPEIMQELTRSLPKLKTLILQVLVPVKDLGVSYPIESKSLEILDVSQSRGLVFSHLDLPSLKELRIKKTIRGIILNRRTRVAVQTRWACLYDLLKAGTPQLQVFNSHILLPTWQTHNYLELSEVLLQSCYCIHHTDTWLL; translated from the coding sequence ATGTCTCGGGTAAGAAAGATCCTACGGTCGGATTCCTCTATGGGGCCGGACTCTGCGGACTCTCCATCTCCTGAAGACCCCTCGACTTCTGCTGTGAAATCCGGGCCGAAAGCGGTCAGGAGCATGGCTCAGACTTATTTTCCATTCAGCCTTCTGCCGGTGGACTGCCAGCTTCACATCTTCTCTTTCCTCTCCGAAATAGAGAAGTGCACGGCGGCCCTGGTGTGCTCAGACTGGAGCAAGCTGATGCGCACTTCACAGCTTTGGAGGGTGGCGGACTTCATGAGGCTTGGGGCCGTCCTTTCCGGCATGGATGGGGTGCTCGTGTCGGTGAAGGAGTTCGAAAAGTGGAAGGAGTGGGTCCACCAGTACGCTTACCACCTCATTTCCCGCAGTGCCAGCCTGCTCGTCCTTCGTGCCAGTTTCGATTTAGGAGATCAGAGGGCTAGGTGGGCGGAGTTCCTCCTCCAGTTCCTAGACAGCGTTCACTGCGGGGAACTCCAGGAACTGGAGCTGAACTGGACTCTGACACATTTAGAGCCACTAGATTTCTATCCTCTAGGTAGCATGGCTCAGATCTGTCTTGCTAAGACCGACCAGTTCAACAGCTTCCAGACTCTTTTCGAACGGCTCACCCGCAGCTCCCCAAAGCTAAGCCGCATGAAACTACCTTTCGATTGGTCCGAACACTCAGTGTCACTTCTTAGAAACTTTCAACATCTCAACACGCTGGAACTCAACTACTTCTGGGTCTTCAAGAGCGTACGGCCGGAAATTATGCAGGAACTCACCAGATCTCTCCCGAAACTAAAGACTTTGATCTTACAAGTTCTGGTCCCGGTGAAGGACTTGGGGGTCTCTTACCCCATAGAATCCAAGTCCTTGGAAATTTTAGACGTTTCTCAGAGCCGCGGGCTGGTGTTTAGCCACTTGGATTTACCATCTTTGAAAGAATTGAGGATTAAGAAAACGATAAGGGGGATCATTCTCAATCGCAGGACCAGAGTGGCCGTTCAGACTCGCTGGGCTTGTTTGTATGACCTTCTCAAGGCCGGTACTCCTCAGCTTCAGGTGTTCAACTCTCACATATTGCTTCCCACCTGGCAGACTCACAATTACCTAGAACTCAGCGAGGTCCTGCTACAGTCCTGCTACTGTATACACCACACTGATACCTGGTTGCTCTAA